A genomic region of Kribbella sp. NBC_00382 contains the following coding sequences:
- a CDS encoding M48 family metalloprotease has translation MPWFFWSLCVVAWLGGFLGFTAGWIVVAVWILSGAVVLVRPVEPLIARHLLRLRLPTLVEQQRLAPAWYQLARRANVDPGRFTLWIQESDDVNATPTPGHTIAVTRWALYTLPPSHLEGVLAHELSHHLSGRAWLSLLTFWYSIPARVTLIVVRALGRLMRRVPALGCAVVLFGLLGYVGILLMVLIFRHGYLWPFLFLTPFVAPPILAWLSRWQVKQADRRAAQLGYGRSLVQVLYGWQVQHRETLGQRGSRRDEFMSGRPTLTDRIHVLETTSTI, from the coding sequence GTGCCGTGGTTCTTCTGGAGCCTCTGCGTTGTCGCCTGGTTGGGCGGCTTCTTGGGGTTCACTGCAGGCTGGATCGTGGTAGCCGTTTGGATCCTCTCAGGCGCGGTCGTCCTCGTACGGCCGGTCGAGCCGCTGATTGCCCGGCATCTGCTACGCCTGCGGTTACCCACGCTGGTGGAACAACAGCGGTTGGCACCGGCTTGGTATCAGCTGGCGCGACGGGCAAACGTCGATCCGGGCCGCTTCACTCTCTGGATTCAGGAATCAGATGACGTGAATGCGACGCCGACCCCAGGGCACACGATCGCGGTGACTCGCTGGGCGCTGTACACCCTTCCTCCCTCGCACCTGGAAGGTGTTCTGGCTCATGAGCTGAGCCATCATCTCAGCGGACGAGCATGGCTTAGCCTGCTCACCTTCTGGTATTCGATTCCTGCTCGCGTCACACTCATCGTCGTTCGGGCGCTCGGCCGGCTGATGCGCAGGGTGCCGGCCCTTGGATGTGCGGTCGTTCTCTTTGGTCTGCTCGGGTATGTCGGGATCTTGTTAATGGTGCTGATCTTCCGGCATGGCTACCTCTGGCCGTTCCTGTTCCTAACGCCTTTCGTCGCTCCACCCATCCTCGCCTGGCTAAGCCGGTGGCAGGTCAAACAGGCTGACCGCAGGGCGGCGCAACTCGGCTACGGTCGCTCCCTGGTGCAAGTGCTGTACGGATGGCAGGTACAACATCGGGAGACTCTCGGACAACGTGGTAGCCGTCGCGACGAATTCATGTCGGGCCGGCCCACCTTGACCGATCGGATTCATGTTCTTGAGACGACCTCAACCATCTGA
- a CDS encoding winged helix DNA-binding domain-containing protein, producing MTTKLSLRAQNRATLDRQWLIERHPATALEAIEHLVGMQAQIPLAPYVGLWTRLVDFDPMELASLLETRQAVRGSLMRATIHLVSSRDFLALRGLIQPRLEREVYSNTTYGGKRLEGLDMQAVLAAGLARLAEAPATAAELRDHLAPLWPDRDAPSLAHAVRCLLPTIQIPPRGVWGKSGNPTLTTADLWLNTPITPTPDVDALVLRYLAAYGPATVADAQNWSGLTHLAEVFARLDLRTYTDPETNRPLYDLPDLVLPDEQSEVPTRFLPEYDNLLLSHANRSRFHPTPAPNPRPLLETLSKGTVLHNGYATALWRQPKRTKTTATLEIEPLTHLTPTTRTTIETEAQNLLAFTTPTATTTEIHFLP from the coding sequence ATGACCACCAAGCTGAGCCTGCGAGCCCAGAACCGCGCCACCCTGGACCGCCAGTGGCTGATCGAACGCCACCCGGCAACCGCTCTGGAAGCGATCGAACACCTGGTCGGCATGCAGGCCCAGATCCCCCTGGCCCCCTACGTCGGCCTGTGGACCCGCCTGGTCGACTTCGACCCGATGGAACTGGCCAGCCTCCTGGAAACCCGCCAGGCCGTCCGCGGCTCCCTCATGCGAGCCACCATCCACCTGGTCTCCAGCCGCGACTTCCTGGCCCTGCGCGGCCTGATCCAGCCCCGCCTGGAACGCGAGGTCTACTCCAACACCACCTACGGCGGCAAACGCCTGGAGGGCTTGGACATGCAAGCCGTCCTCGCTGCCGGCCTAGCCCGCCTAGCCGAAGCCCCCGCCACAGCCGCCGAACTCCGCGACCACCTGGCCCCCCTCTGGCCAGACCGAGACGCCCCGTCCCTAGCTCACGCAGTCCGCTGCCTACTCCCCACCATCCAAATCCCTCCACGAGGAGTCTGGGGCAAATCCGGCAACCCCACCCTCACCACAGCCGACCTCTGGCTGAACACCCCCATCACCCCCACCCCCGACGTAGACGCCCTGGTCCTCCGCTACCTAGCCGCCTACGGCCCCGCCACAGTCGCCGACGCCCAAAACTGGTCCGGCCTAACTCACCTAGCAGAAGTCTTCGCCCGCCTGGACCTCCGCACCTACACCGACCCAGAAACCAACCGCCCCCTCTACGACCTCCCCGACCTGGTCCTCCCCGACGAGCAAAGCGAAGTCCCCACCCGCTTCCTCCCCGAATACGACAACCTCCTCCTCTCCCACGCCAACCGATCCCGCTTCCACCCCACCCCCGCCCCCAACCCCCGCCCCCTCCTAGAAACCCTCAGCAAAGGCACAGTCCTCCACAACGGCTACGCAACCGCCCTCTGGAGACAACCCAAACGAACCAAAACAACCGCAACCCTAGAAATAGAACCCCTCACCCACCTCACCCCCACCACCCGAACCACCATAGAAACCGAAGCCCAAAACCTGCTGGCCTTCACCACCCCCACCGCCACCACCACCGAAATCCACTTCCTCCCCTGA